In Oncorhynchus clarkii lewisi isolate Uvic-CL-2024 chromosome 16, UVic_Ocla_1.0, whole genome shotgun sequence, one genomic interval encodes:
- the LOC139367739 gene encoding snail family zinc finger 1b, whose protein sequence is MPRSFLVKKYFTNKRPNYSELESQNAVIPECYPLAELPMRGNSSVLTYFPTTLLFNMDALPAPVSPVSLTGPLDLSSSPSSSSGEDEEEAGRTSDPPSPVPPHHIYHCLHCSKTYSSPSGLSRHQLTHSEISSIPSEALPRPAFHCKNCPKEYTSLGALKMHIRSHTLPCVCTTCGKAFSRPWLLRGHIRTHTGERPFSCQHCNRAFADRSNLRAHMQTHSEVKKYQCGSCSRTFSRMSLLHKHTASGCCPAS, encoded by the exons ATGCCTCGGTCATTCCTTGTCAAGAAGTATTTCACCAACAAGAGGCCGAATTACAGCGAGTTGGAAAGCCAGAATG cAGTCATCCCAGAGTGCTATCCTCTTGCTGAGCTCCCGATGAGGGGCAACAGCTCCGTGCTGACCTACTTCCCCACCACCCTGCTCTTCAACATGGACGCCCTCCCAGCACCTGTGTCCCCTGTCTCCCTCACGGGTCCTCTGGACCTCAGCAGCTCCCCCTCCAGTAGCagtggggaggatgaggaggaggcagGGCGCACATCAGACCCCCCCAGCCCTGTACCCCCCCACCACATCTACCACTGCCTCCACTGCAGCAAGACCTATAGCAGCCCCTCAGGCCTCTCCAGGCACCAGCTCACCCACAGCGAGATCAGCTCCATACCCAGCGAGGCCTTGCCTCGACCAGCCTTCCACTGCAAAAACTGCCCAAAGGAGTACACCAGCCTGGGGGCTCTGAAGATGCACATCCGCTCACATACCCTGCCCTGCGTCTGCACCACCTGTGGAAAGGCCTTCTCCAGACCCTGGCTGCTCAGAGGACACATCCGCACGCACACTG gtGAGCGCCCGTTCTCCTGCCAACACTGTAACCGTGCATTTGCGGATCGCTCCAACCTGCGGGCCCACATGCAGACCCACTCTGAGGTGAAGAAGTACCAGTGTGGTTCCTGCTCTCGCACCTTCAGCCGCATGTCCCTGCTACACAAACACACGGCCTCCGGCTGCTGCCCTGCCTCCTAG